The region GTGGGGCTGAAACCTAGCAGGCAAGGGAGAGTAGCAGAGATGCGATCAGACAGTTTGCATCCTGTAAGAGCCTAGTGGACCGCTAAGGagtctggatttttttccccaaaggcaaCAGGAAGCTTTTGAAGacttttaagtaggggagtgagTGACCTTTGGTTGTGCTGTTAATCACCTTCCGCTTCTTCTCCAGCAAAAAAGGGAGAACCTGTCCCCGCTGTGCCTCATCCCCACGGTGACATCTCCCCGGGAGGAGCAGCAGCTCCTGGCCAGCACCTCCAAGGTGAGGCCCCTAAGCCCTGTAGGGTGGAGGCTGGGGGCCTGTCCCTGCAGCCTGACCCCCACCCTTCTCCATCCTTTCTCCCCCAACAGCCCGTGGTGAAGCTCCTGCACAACCGCAGTAACAACAAGTACTCCTACACCAGGTGAACACctcaggggtggggaggtgcaCTGGGTGGAATCCTGGGCTCAAGCGTAGCCCTGCTCCTGGCCCAAGGGGAGGGTTATGGCCACACAGAGGGATGAAAATAATCCTGCCTGGAtgcaaattccagctctgccacttacccaCTGGGTATTTTGGACAGGTCATTTTtacttctgagcttcagttttatcATCAGTAACCTGGGGTCCAGATGAGGATTAGATGATAATGACTATTATTTCTCAAGTGCTTATTTTATAACAGGCATGGCTCTAAGTGCTTTATGTATATTTAATCACATAATCCTCGCAGTCGTTTGAAGTAGGTTTTGTtatgatctccattttacagatgaggtaattGAGGCACCAAGAAGTGAAGAAACTTGGTTAGTGTCACTCAGTTAAAAAGTGGTGGAGCTAGGATGCCAGGTGAGGCAGCTTGGCTCCAGAGCCTGCATGAGTAGCCACTCTGCTGTGCTGGGGTTTTCTCAGCAAACGCTGCTTCCTTTCTGAGGCCTGCTCAGCCTGGCCCCAGGGGCGGAGGAAGCTCCCTGCTGAGCATCAAACTCCTAGGCAAGACTAGCATGCTGGGAATCTGGGCTCCTATGCTGGGGGGAACAGAGGGAGGGCAGACAGTTGTGCTGAGGCCTCCTGGCCCTCTGGTCCTCAGCACCTCAGATGACAACCTACTTAAGAACATCGAGCTGTTTGACAAACTGGCCCTGCGCTTCCATGGGCGGCTGCTTTTCCTCAAGGATGTACTGGGGGACGAGATCTGCTGCTGGTCTTTCTACGGGCAGGGTCGCAAAATCGCCGAGGTGTGCTGCACCTCCATTGTCTATGCCACGGAGAAGAAGCAGACCAAGGTCAGAAAGGGTCCAGGGCCTGGTCAGGGAGGGCTGTGGTGGTGGGCAGGACCAGCACCCTGGACAGAGGCAGCTCCACAGATCAGGCAGGGGAAGTTCATCACTAAGAGTCAACGGCTGGAGTTCCAAGTTCTGGGGTCTTAGctctgtaaccttgggcaagtcatcttCTGTGGGTCTAACCTGTTAAAGGAGGGTACTGGTTGAGAGTGGAATTCTTAATCTAGGACAGTTGGGTTTCAAGGCTGTCTTGAAAGGGTATGTGATTTAGGGcatgtgtgtatttttctgtttAGGAGGACTACAGAATCTCAGAAGAGTCCATGGCCCAAAATAGGTTCTTAAAACCTCCGGACCTTAGAACACACTCAAGTTGTAGGTCCTGAGTCATTAATTTGGCAATCATCAGCAGATACTTCCTGAGCACTGCAAGAGGTTTGCAGTCAGGGTGAATGAAATTTAAGCCCTATCATGACATCTGGCCCCTGATGATCTTATCAGCTTGGTCCCTTCTGACCTTGACGTGAAGGATGTGCCTCATATACACCATATACACCAGAGATCTTGGAAGTCTCTAAGCACCTAGTGCTGTTCCACAcctttgtttcctcttcttgGAATTATTTTTCCTCATTCCTGACTGCTTAATGAACTTGTGCTTAGTCTTTAAGACCTAAGCCAAGCATCACTTTCTCTGGGACACCTTCGGTCATGAACTTTCAACCCAACAACCCCAGACAAAGTTGGTCATACCCTCTTCTCACCTAAGCACAGTGTTGATTTATAAGTCTGCTCTGGGTAGGGGAATGTTTACTTCAGCAGTAAGGAGTTTCCTTCTTGAGAGCAGGGCTGTATCTTTTCCCCCCATCTCTCTAGCACTAGCCAGGCCTTTATCACATAGCAGAAGCtaggaaacatttattgaatgtatgcGTGAATGAATAACCCAGCCTCCAAGCAGCTTCCTCTGTGACTGGGAAGACAGGAAGATAAACCAATCATGAGACTGAAGCTTGTTAAGAGTTTTGTTGTTTATGTTCCTCTGAGCCACACCAGGGGAACCCCCAGTCACCTCTTCATTTCGTCCCTTTCCACTCTCCTTCACTCTGCCTCGTTGCATTGGCCTCACTGCTGATCCTCAAATGCACTAAGTGTGTTCCTGCCCCAGAGCCCTTACGCTTGCTGTTGCCTCTTCCCAGACTACTGTTTCTCTCATTCTCCACCTggttcctcccctcccttcctgtgGCTGTtggtcaaatgtcaccttctcagtgaggccttctCTGAGCTCCCTCTTCAAAGTTGTGACGTTCCTGACCGTAGCCATCCCTAACCCCATTTCCTGCCATATTTTTTCCATAACATTTATCATTATCTGACagtttatgttttattacatgtatATCTGGGTCCTCCCCCTGGAATGTAAATTTCCTGCAGACAggaactttgttttgttcacttctATATTCCCAATGCCTAGAACAACACCTGATACAGTGCAgtcactcagtaaacatttgtgaaatgaaaaaatatatcaagagacttggaagcaaaggaaagaaaacagataacTCTTCCTGACCTCAGAGCTGGACCTTGAAGTACAAGTGTGACTTTGCTGAGGAACGAAGTTGCAAAGAGGACAGTCCAGGCTAAAGGAACCTGTGACTGCTGAGGCTAGGATGCTTGCTGGTGCAggggcagcctggggaggggatGGTTGTGTAGCCGGGCcagagggagggagctgggggttGCTGGCCTTTTGCAGGTGGAATTCCCAGAGGCCCGGATCTTTGAGGAGACCCTGAACATCCTGATCTACGAGACTCCCCGGGGCCCAGACCCAGCTCTCCTGGAGGCCACAGGGGGTGCAGCTGGAGGTGGCGGGGCAGGCCGAGGGGAGGATGAGGAGAACCGAGAACACCGAGTCCGCAGGATCCATGTCCGGCGCCACATCACCCACGATGAGCGTCCTCATGGCCAACAGATTGTCTTCAAGGACTGAGCTTTGACCTTTCTCCCTGTTTTCCTCCACCCACTGGGACccattccctctttcttttcctccccttcccAGACCTTTGCCCCGGCTTTGCTGGCCAAGTCGTGGGTCTTCCTTCTGTCCCTTGGTTGCATGGTACAGTTCACTTTGGCCCTTTTCCATCCATTCCCGCTTCATTGCTAACCATATGGTACATTCCAGTCCTCCCCTCAGAGGCTTTCCGAAAGCCCACAGTCATTTCCTTATCGCAATCCTTGTCTTGCTCTCTTCCCTCACCAGCTAGTTTAGAAGGATTTagatttccctttctctctctctctttttttctttagcacATTGTACATGCCAAAGTGTCAAGCCAGCCCTTAACAACACCCACCACATTCTGAGCCATCTCTTCACTGTTGTGCAGGGTAGtttgcctccctcctcctccctcactaCCCTCCCTACCTCCCTAACTTGTACTgagctggcctgggcctgcaccagctcagcatcttctcagtctgtttcatattatttattattttaattttctattaaatTATTGGAATAAAGTTGAGTTGAGGGTCTGGTGCTGGCTCCCAGGGAGAGGGCCAGGGAGATGGCTTGTTAGGAAGTACTTGGCTAGGTGGATAGGATACGACCCAGACCCCTGCCTTTCCCTGGGCTGGTAGCTGGGAAGAAAGTAATCAGGATCTAGGAGAGgatttaaaatctgtatttcagTATTTGCTGGCCAGTTCCCACCCTCAGCTGCACCCTGCCCCCTGCAATGGAGAGGTGGTCCTGGCTACCACTCAGGCCACGCCTGAATGCAGCATCTCTCCAGCCCAGACGTCTGAAGGGAACACCTTCCTTCAAGGGTCTGGTGCGAAGACAAAGTCGAGGGCCTGGCGTTCGGCCCCAGCCACGTTGGGGTGCCAGAGGTCCACGATGAAGACCACTCGAGGCCCGTCTTCAGGAGAACCTAGGGCACATGGGGATGAAGACAGCAGAGCAGCTGATATTAAGTACTTACATGCTGGAGCACGCACTAAATACTCATAAAAGCAAACACTTTGTAGACAAGTGCCAGATACTGTTCTAGTCCCTTATATGTATTATCTTAATCATCAAAACAAACTATGAGGTAGTACCATAAGTATTCCCATTTTATACAaagtaactgaggcacaaagatgttaaataacttgcccaacgccacacagctagtaagtgccaGAGGTAGGTCAGGAACCCAGGTGGTTCAGGCCTAGGCTTTTGTGAACCACTCTGCTATGCACCTACATTAACTTATTTCATCCTTGAAGTCATCTGATAAAGAAGGTGGttgccccatttcacaggtgatgGGAGGAATTttgtgacttgttcaaggtcatgcAACTAGAAAGTTGTGGTGTAGGACAGGAAGCCAGCTAGGCCTGATTCTGCAGCCTATAGTCTTACTTcccttcactctttttttttttcccattctgtggaaTACTTTAATAAACCAAAAAATTAGTCCCTCATCCCTCCTAGAAGAATGGGAGCTCCATTACCATTATGAGCCACTGTGTGCAGGAACGAATCATCCACCAGTAGACAGTGTCCCTCAGCCCAGCACTGGGGCTCGCCCCCAACCACCAGCTCACAGCCAGGAGGGATCTTCAGGCCTGTAGAAAGAGATTCAGGCATCCAACATTCCTGACTCAGTCGAAGGAGCCCACCCCATTCAGTCAAAAGGCAGATTTGAGTATTAAACACCAGGTTCTATGGTGGCCCCTCCTTGCTCTCTGGAAGGTGACCCAAATATAATTACAATACAGTACTGGTTGAAAGAAATGCTAGGAGATAGGGGAAATGCAGTGCAAAGAACAATCTATTCTGtccagagagaagggaaggcttcctgaaggaagtGGCATCTTCTCTTGGACTTCTGACAGTTTAATTCAAGaatctactatgtgctaggccctCTCTCTCCAGAAGGTATAAAACTAATATTTCCATCCTACCAAGGACCAAACAGTTGAGTGCTGTGAGAAAACCAAGCAGCCAACCCAAATGACGAGGAATAGGAAGACATCTCAGAAGAGGTGTGGCACTTGAAAGTGTGAATTGTGAAGTGAAATTGTGAAGTGGAAGTGATAAGGAAGAAAGACATTTAGGTTAAGAGCATGTGTGTGACATCTGCCAGGATCAGCCAGAATTTAAAGCAcagtgggagggaaggggaataAGGGAACAGGTGGgagatgaagagagaaaagaattggACTTGATCCTGAGGCCAGTGTGCTTGAAGTGTAGAACACATTCAACTGGTAGCACAGAAAATAATTTGAGGCGAAACAAAGTCATGGCATTAAATAAcagatccccccccccccccgtttcaaTCTTTAAAACATCAAAATGAAAATCTCAGTTTGGTGCTACCATAATTTTAACACCGCCACTAACATTGTTCCTTTTTACAGAAAGAGAATGTAGGCTTCAGTTTCAGACTAGAGCATTTAGCTAGAAttttatagctttctttttttaagtttaatttcatttttatgaatacTTTCTATTTAGGGCAGGTAATACTGATTATCATTGTTCTATAAAGGTtccttttaaataagtaaaacaaaatgggGGAATCAATATGAAAGCTTATGAAGATGGTTTGAAGATTTCTGAAGGTTAGGAAATTCTGTGGGCAACAGAGTCATGGAAGATTTCTCAGAAGAAAGGCATGATCAGAACCACAGTGTAGAAAGCTCCGATGGCAGAGAAGAGAGTCTGGAGGGGAAATTGTGGAAGCAAGGAGATTGTCTGTAAGCAGCATCTACTTACCCAGATGGCATCTGACCCGGGCATTGGTGGGCCCACAGCGGCCCTCGAGTCGGGCCCCAGGCAGGAGGACAGAGAAGCCAGCATTGCCGAAGGTGTTGGCACTCATAAAGCTTCGCAGGCCCCTCAGTGCCCGATAGGCTCCTGGGCACCGGCGGCAGTTGCTGGGTTGGCACCGGCCTGCTTGGTACAGCAGGAGCTGGTAGcacccaggggccaggggtggggaCCAGCCCCGAGGCAGAGGGGTAGTCCCTGAGAAGTCCCAGCTCACAGACCCAAAGTCCCGCAAAATGGCAGGGAAGCTGCTCTCCAAGAGTTCCACATCATGCCGCTGGGCATCCCTTGGCACAAAGGGGGCTGAGGGCAGGTCTGGCAGGAAAAGCAGGCCTGGGCGCTGAATGCCCAggacccctggccctgccccagggcctgggccACCCTGAGCCGCCCGCCTCACCCTACCCATCCCTGCCCAGGAGTAGCGCCTGGCATAGGCCCGAAGGCGACGGCTCACTAGGCCTTCTGTCCTAGGTCCTTCCCCAGTCTCCCCAGAGCTCCCTGGGCTTGGCCTGCCAGCCTCAGAGCAGCCCCTAGGCCCACCACTGACACCCCCAGCCCGAgtcccagctcccagggcctgcATGTCTTGGGAGCCCAGGCGGTAGCAGTACCAGAGGAAAAGGGAAGTGAGGGCTCCAAGGAGCAGGGTAAGGGCAGAGGAAGCCAGAGGCAATGGCCATGCAGGCATGATTGGCAGGGAGGCCCTGGCCAAGAGGCCCGGGGCATCTTCCAGACCCCAGTTTCCCTGTCCCCCCAATTCCCCACCAGTTCCCTCCATGGCTGCTCCCTGGTTACCCCCTGGGCTGTTTCCCTTCAACGTTCCCACTCTTGATTCTCTCTCCTTCAAGAGGATCTCTTGATCCTCTCTTCACCTTGTATCCCTCTTTCTCGCCTCCTTCATGTACCTCTAACCCTCCTTTCCTTTATcttctttctcccctctcctctctcttctttctccttcccgcAATTTCCTCTCTatccctctgtctctcctttcCCCGCCTTCTGtctccccctctcctttcttctctcctccgTCCACgcacctccccccccccgccccgcctctcttctctctctctctttcctttctctcccctctccacctTTCCTTCTCGCTTCCCCGGACAGCACTTCCTACCCCACCTGGACCCGCAGCCCCGGGAACCCGCAACCAGCCGTCCTCCGCAGcgacttctctctctccttccttccccctctccttcctgccctcgCTTCTCACTCCACCCGACCTgcaggttctctctctttccttctcgcTCTTCCTCGCTCCTTCCTTGGCTCCCACTCACCCTGACGTCAACCCTCCCCACAGTCCTCTCAGCTTAGCTACCCCCGCCCTCGCCCAGTGGCCACCGCAACTCAGCCTTGGCTGGGGTGTGGGGGGGGTCGTCTCCGGATTTGCCTCCCCCGGCCCCGACGGGGCGCCACGTGGGGCGCAGGGGGCAAAGCGCCAACCTCCAGCGCCCTGCAATGCGAAAAGAAGGGGCGGGGCCTAAGGGAGGGGCGTGGCAAAATAAGGGGCCGGGCGAACGCTGGGACTGATGGACAAGGCCGGCTCTCCTAGACTGCGGACAGGGACGATGCGGCCTGTCCTTGGGTCAGCCGATCCTTCGACCAGTCGGCCCGCAGGCCACCTCCCCCTTGGCCTTCACAAGAGCCAGCCCGGGGCAGGAGCCTGATTAATAGTGAAGACGGCTTCAGCCAATCGCCCGCAGCGCCGGGGCCTGGCCCTCTGAGGCGGGGCCGAGAAGAGCTGTCCGCTCTGGTGGTGCTGAAAGGGCGCTCCAAAGGCCTTGTGAGATAAAGCCAGGAGGAAAAAATCAAAGTTGAAGCCGCCAGGCAGCTGGCCGGGGTCATATTGTACGTCAGAGGAGGGGTATAGCCTCCCCAGATCCCAGCCCGTCATCTCTTAGACTTCCCATAATCGTAGAAACTTGCCATTCTTCTGGAGAGGGGGAAAGCCCATTCCACATGAGCTTCTGTGAAAGGGAAGTCCCACGGAGGGTCTGGAAGTGAGCTGAGGGCTTCTTAGGGGGCTGAGCAGGCACGAACCCAGCTATGCTGCTCCTCGGCACCCTGGGAAGAGAAGATTCAGATTCCAAATGTGTTGGAATGTCTCGGAGAGGGGGCATAATTACTACTGGGACCAGTGTTTCCTTTGCCTCCCCTAGGGGCCACGGGAATGAGGATTACGACCCTGGCTCATGTGGTCCCTCCTTCCTCCATctgcacttcctcctcctccctccccccaccgcccctAAATaaatcccaggcccctccctTCGCCCGTCCCCAGGATCTGACGTGGGCTCGACACCTTTCTCAGCTTCTCCCTCCCGCAGCTCCAGTGCCCGAGCCTCGGCTCTCCAGGTTCTGcaaccctctcccctcccctccaagacCCACTAGAGCACAGTAGGAGCCCTCCCTATCTGCGACCCCACCCTAGGTCCCCGGAAGCTGTTTTGCTTCTCCCGTCTCCTCCCCACCTTAGAATCCAGCCAGCCCGGTGGACCCAGGCACCCGAGCAAGAGGGTAACCCAGGCGACCTGGCTCCTTCGCCCTTCTCGGCCCCACCCCCTGCAGCTGGAGCCGCGCCCCCTCTCCCACAGACCAGagagcagaggacagaggagaCTGGGCAAAGAGGAGTGGGCTCCAGGCAACACCCAGCCCAGTTCTGCCCCTCCatcccaaagggcagagaaattGTCTTCCTTGCTAACtgctagcaggaaaaaaaaattagaaggaaagataaaagcagaCGGAGGAAAGGTGACAGCTAGATTATTTAGGAGAGGCGCAGAGGAGAGAAATCGGTGTGAGTCGCCATGGGGACTCCCAGGGCCCAGCATCCGCCGCCTCCCAAGCTGCTGTTCCTAATTCTGCTGAGCTGTCCCTGGATTCAGGGTAAGGACATGGATGTGTGGGGGTGGGCCTCCGGGAAGGTCCCCAGCAGGGTCTCTACCTTCCTTTCTCCGAGCATCCTGTGCCTTCCGagctcctgggggaggggaggagcacaGCTGACGCGAAGAGGAAAGCCAGGGTTTTCCAGCTTGTGCTTGAAGCCCCTAACCCCCTATATTGAGGAGGTGGGGAAATGAATGAGGGGAGCTTTTAGCAGTGTCTCAGGGGTTAAATCCAGGAAGAAGGGCTGGGGAAGTTGGGGGGAGGGTGTCTGCGGTGGCAGCAGAAGCAGACAGGGTACCTGGGTGGGAGATGGAGGTTCTGGGAGAGATGCCAGGCACTGCACAAACAAATGTTCTTGGACATATGGACAAAGACAGATGAACAGAGGCAGTGCTCAGAGACCAGATACTCATTCCCCCACTCTGACCTCCTAGCCAGACTccagggaagagggcagagactgcagaggagagggagggagggagagagaaagagagagtgagagtgagtgagagagagagagagggagaaccaCACTGCAGAGACTGaaacccagagagaaagctaGGCACTGCGGAAGCAAGGGTTGGCAGGTGCTGCCAGACCCTCTGCAGAGCCCGAGGGCTGAGGGGAGAGCACCACTGAAGTGAATATGAAGAAAGCACCCTGTATCTTCTCCGCCCTGCGGGCGCTGTCCAAGGTTGGTCAGAGCCAACGTGCTCACTGAAGGCCCACACAGCCTGGGGGAAAAGAGAGGAAGGGGTAGGAGTGTGATGGGCATCTGGGAGCCCCTCCTCCAATCTTGACTCTCAGCCCAGCCGGGACCCTCTGAGCTCCTGCAGGTCCAGCTCACTGAGGAGGGAGTAAGAGCTTCAGAAAAGATCTTTCTGGAGAAGGAAGGAGTGTCGAGAAGGGGCAGTGGAAGAGCTCACACAACTTCATCTCCTAGGTCTGCCCCTGAAGGAGGAAGAGGCACTGCCAGAGCCTGAAAGTGAGACCCCCACAGCAGCCTCTGAGGCCTTGGCGGAGCTGCTCCATGGGGCCCTGCTGAGGAAAGGCCCAGAGATGGGCTACCTGCCGGGTGAGGCCCCCAGAGTGGCAGGAgcaacagagaggcagagggagggacatTAACTCAGGGATATGGGGATGCCAAGCCAGTGAAATTCCGGGGGAAACAGAGAGATGGCTAGAGAGAATCAAAACTGGGAATAGACAGTCAGAGAACCAGAGAAATTAAGATATAATGATTAGCAGACAGAGccagactgaaaaacaatcagagagaaagacagatggaAACTCGGAGAACCAGAATCAGAGATACAGTAGAAGAGAGACACAGTAAGAGAGAAATGCAGTGACTAGTAGATCTAGAATCATAAAATCAGAGAGTGAGAATATTAAACAGAGATCAAGAGTTCTGGAGAgtgcaaaagaaaaagacagaggaCAGAGGAAGGGGTAACCAGGAGAAGGAGCCAGATCTGAATGGGAAGACGGAGAGAGAGGCTCAAGGAGACTGTTAGAGCGGAAGGTCCtggacacagaggcagagaggggaagggaacgGGAACAGCGGGGAGGTCAGGCTGTGGAAGCGTGTGGGAGGAGATGGGAAGTTTAgatggggggaagggagaggtggggagacTGCCCCTTGAGGGGAGGTCTTTTGGGTTCAGTGGGGGGACTCCCAGTTTCCCTCAGCCCTGCTCCTTACCCAAGGCCCACCAATTTGCTCCTGTTCCCTGATTTCCCTTGCACTGTCTCAGGATCTGATCCAGACCCCACACTAGCCACCCCTCCAGCCGGCCAGACTCTTGCAGCACCCTCCCTGCCACGGGCCACTGAGCCAGGCACAGGGCCTCTGACAACAGCCGTAACCCCTAaggggagcaggggagcaggCCCCACCGCACCAGAGTTGCTGACCCCGCCCCCAGGAACTACGGCCCCGCCCCTTCCCGGTCCCGCCTCCCCAGGTCCGCCCCTCGGgcctgagggaggagaggaggagaccacgaccaccatcatcaccacgaCAACTGTCACGACAACGGTGACCAGCCCAGGTGAGGCGATTGAAAAGAGATGTGGGAGAGGAtgagggggagatggggagaggctTCTGGGAACGTGTGGAAGAAGGGGTCTAGATGGGAGAGGGGCTTCTGCTTAATAACAACAAAAGCTAACGTTTGTATATCCTCACTATGTACCAGCACCGTTCTGTGTGTTTTATCTATTATTACAGTTGGGGAAGGGAGTTCTGGGCACAGGTGGAGAGTGAGTATTGGATGAAGATGGTGAGGGGTGATGGGGAAAAGATAGATGAGGACCCCTAGAGTTTCTTGTCTAGGAGGGTAAGAACATAGAGATTCCCTCAACCTCAGCCACTTATATCTCTTTAGTTCTGTGTAATAACAACATCTCCGAAGGTGAAGGGCATGTGGAGTCTCCAGATTTAGGGAGCACCGCCAGCCGCACCTTGGGGCTCCTGGACTGCACATACAGCATCCATGTCTACCCTGGATATGGCATTGAGATCCAGGTAACTGAACTTAAGCATATGACTGTGAAACCTCCCAGCCCTTTCCTCCAGGCTGAGGGGTGTGTATGGGTTTTGTCCAGGAGCCAGAGAACTTATTTTCTGACTCAGAGATGGCCTATTTTCTGAGGCTGTCACAGTCTCTCCTAGAGTTCTGCAAGATGGCCCATGTCACTGTTGTGTTTGGGCAGCCACATACAGGAAAAAGGAAAGCAAGGGGTTGGGGGCTTAGGGAGCTACCCATCCTGGCTGACTTGCCCTGGTGGGTCGGGGTCTGTCTTCTGTAGGTGCAGACGCTGAACCTGTCTCGAGAGGAGGAACTCCTGGTGCTGGCTGGTGGGGGATCCCCAGGCTTGGCCCCCCGACTCCTGGCTAACTCCTCCATGCTGGGAGAAGGACAGGTCCTTCGGAGTCCAACCAATCGGCTGCTCCTCCATTTCCAGAGCCCAAGGGTCCCAAGGGGTGGTGGCTTCAGGATCCACTATCAGGGTGAGGAGTTTGGGGTGCTGGTGGAAGGGCAG is a window of Vicugna pacos chromosome 18, VicPac4, whole genome shotgun sequence DNA encoding:
- the KCTD13 gene encoding BTB/POZ domain-containing adapter for CUL3-mediated RhoA degradation protein 1 isoform X1; protein product: MSAEASGPAAAEAPSLEVPKPSGLEPGSAAHCLKPLTPNSKYVKLNVGGSLHYTTLRTLTGQDTMLKAMFSGRAEVLTDAGGWVLIDRSGRHFGTILNYLRDGSVPLPENTRELGELLGEARYYLVQGLIEDCQLALQQKRENLSPLCLIPTVTSPREEQQLLASTSKPVVKLLHNRSNNKYSYTSTSDDNLLKNIELFDKLALRFHGRLLFLKDVLGDEICCWSFYGQGRKIAEVCCTSIVYATEKKQTKVEFPEARIFEETLNILIYETPRGPDPALLEATGGAAGGGGAGRGEDEENREHRVRRIHVRRHITHDERPHGQQIVFKD
- the KCTD13 gene encoding BTB/POZ domain-containing adapter for CUL3-mediated RhoA degradation protein 1 isoform X2; this encodes MSAEASGPAAAEAPSLEVPKPSGLEPGSAAHCLKPLTPNSKYVKLNVGGSLHYTTLRTLTGQDTMLKAMFSGRAEVLTDAGGWVLIDRSGRHFGTILNYLRDGSVPLPENTRELGELLGEARYYLVQGLIEDCQLALQQKRENLSPLCLIPTVTSPREEQQLLASTSKPVVKLLHNRSNNKYSYTSTSDDNLLKNIELFDKLALRFHGRLLFLKDVLGDEICCWSFYGQGRKIAEVCCTSIVYATEKKQTKEDYRISEESMAQNRFLKPPDLRTHSSCRS
- the ASPHD1 gene encoding aspartate beta-hydroxylase domain-containing protein 1 — protein: MEGTGGELGGQGNWGLEDAPGLLARASLPIMPAWPLPLASSALTLLLGALTSLFLWYCYRLGSQDMQALGAGTRAGGVSGGPRGCSEAGRPSPGSSGETGEGPRTEGLVSRRLRAYARRYSWAGMGRVRRAAQGGPGPGAGPGVLGIQRPGLLFLPDLPSAPFVPRDAQRHDVELLESSFPAILRDFGSVSWDFSGTTPLPRGWSPPLAPGCYQLLLYQAGRCQPSNCRRCPGAYRALRGLRSFMSANTFGNAGFSVLLPGARLEGRCGPTNARVRCHLGLKIPPGCELVVGGEPQCWAEGHCLLVDDSFLHTVAHNGSPEDGPRVVFIVDLWHPNVAGAERQALDFVFAPDP